The sequence below is a genomic window from Ornithobacterium rhinotracheale.
TCATCCCAATATTTTAAACGACATCAATGGCGAATTTCCTTTACACAAACGCGTGGGCATAAAGAAAACCAATCACCAGCGATATACCGTATTTTCGTTATGGGATACCTACCGCAATTATCATAGCTTATTGTCGCTGTTATATCCACAAGACCAGTTGGATATGGTAAATACAATGCTCGATATTTACGACGAAACTGGCTGGTTGCCAAAATGGGAATTAAACAACACCGAAACCTTTACCATGGTAGGCGATCCTGCCACCGTTGTTTTGGCAGATACTTACATGCGTGGCATCACAGGTTTTGACAAGAAAAAAGCTTATGAAGCCATGCTAAAAGGTGCGACGCAAATGAAAGACAATCCGCTACGCCCAGGGATTGATGATTACTGGAAATATGGTTATGTGAGTTTAAATTCAGGTGTGCCTGGTCCTGTTTCCACCACACAGGAATATAATATTGCAGATTTTGCGATTTCTCAATTTGCAAAAGTGATGGGAGATAAAGAAAATCAAAAGAAATTTGAGGCACAGTTTAAAACTTACCGAAAATTATATAATAAAAAATGGAGCCTTCTAGTACCAAAATACAGAAATGGAGAATGGCTAAAAGGCTTTAATCCAGAAAAAGGAGCCAATTTTGAAGCCAATGAAGGCTATATTGAAGGAAATGCTTATCAATATACATTTATGGTTCCACAAGACATTCGTGGTTTAATAAAACTGATGGGTGGAAACAAAAATTTCGTAAAAAATCTAGATGCCGTGTTCGAAAAAGGACAATTCGATATGGCAAACGAGCCAGATATTGCTTATCCTTATCTATACAACTATATCAAAGGTAGCGAGTGGAAAACCCAAATGCGTGTAAACGATTTACTGAATAAATATTTTACAACACAGCCTGCAGGGCTGCCTGGCAACGACGATACAGGCGTAATGTCTGCCTGGGCGATGATGAGCATGATGGGCTTTTATCCTACCGAACCAGCCGTTGCTAATTATGCACTTACGGCACCTAAGTTTACTAAAATTAAATTACGCTTAAATCCAAAATTCTTTGGAAACGAGGCGGTGGAAATCATCTCCAATGCAAGCCCAGAGAACATTTACATTCAGCAAATTAAAATAGATGGTAAGAAACATAATTCTTACTTCATCACCGATAAAGAATTGAAATCTGCAAAAAAAATAGAATTTATACTGGGAAATCAACCCAAAAAATAAAAAAATATGGAAAAAATACAAGGACTCATCGTTGCACCCTTTACGCCGTTTGACAAAGCTGGCGAGGTGAATTATGACATCATTCCGCAATATGCCGAAATGCTCAGAAAAAATGGGCTAAAAGGCGTTTTTATCAACGGTTCGTCGGGAGAGGGCTATATGCTCACTACCGAGGAGCGCATTCAACTAGCCGAAAAATGGAAAGCATCTGTGCCAGCTGATTTTAAAATCATCGTGCATGTGGGGAGCACTTGCGTGAAAGATAGCAAAAAAATGGCTGAGCATGCGCAAGCCCTAGGCGTGTTTGGGATAGGCTCTATGGCGCCACCGTTTCCAGAAATTGGGCGAGTAGAAGAGTTGATTGCCTATTGCCAAAAAATTACAGAAGGAGCACCCGAATTGCCATTCTACTATTACCACATTCCAGTGTTCAATGGGGCGTATCTGTCTATGGTAGAATTTTTGGAAAAAGCCGACCAAAAGTTACCAAGCCTTGCGGGCATTAAATATACCTACGAAAATATGTACGAGTTTAACCAATGTAAATTTGTACAAAATGGAAAATATGACATGCTCCATGGGCAAGACGAAACGCTCTTGGCAAGTTTGGCAATGAGTAAAACCCAAGGCGGCATTAGTGGCACTGCCAACTATGTGGGTAATGTGCTTGTGGGCGTAATGGAGGCATGGCAAAAAGGAAACTTAGAAAAAGCCCGAATTTTACAAAATTATAATCAAGAAGTCATCAATGTGATTGTAAAATACCGCGGAAACATCGTAGGAGGAAAACGCATCATGAAATTGATGGGCTTAGATTTAGGCGAAAACAGAGTGCCGTTTAGAAATGTTACAGCCGAGGAAGAAGCCGCTTTATTAAAAGATTTAGAAGCTATAGATTTCTTTAATAAATGTAACGAACTTTAATATTTTTTAAAATAAAACAGCAAGCGCGAAACTTTTTCGCGCTTTTTTTGTGATTGAAAAATAGCAGAATTTTAAATTTTTTATTTATTTTTAGTCAAAATTATTTTTCATGGAATCTGGAGTTATTGAACTTTTATTAATTGATTTGATTTTGATGCTATTGCCAGTTGTTTTTTATTTCTTTCCGCCCAAAAAAATGAATTCATTGTATGGGTACAGAACCCTAAAATCTTTTAAAGACCAAAGATCTTGGGATTTTGCACAAAGGTATTCCGCAAAAAGATTGTTGCAGATTTCATTTATAATTATGTTGTTGCAAATAACAATGATACTTTTGGGCGTTGATGCCAATATTGAAAATTCATATTTGTTATTAGTAACATTACTAAGTTAACCCGTAGTGCATTATAAAAAAGGTTGCTCATGTGACGGAAGAATAGTGAATTTTACTGGTTTTCAATTAAATAAAATTACAAGCCGCCTAGGGACAAGTTGCAATTTTATTTTTATCTAAAATTGAAAGGCTCGTTTGCAGCGAAGAAAACGAAAATTTTTCCTTTCTTTGGGAATATTGGCGAAAATGATCTTCCTGATTATCATTCAATATCACAATAAATTAATCTCATTTGGATAATGCACTACGGGTTAAGTTATATAATAGGGCTAATTATTTGTGTAATATCAACAGAAATAGCACTGAAAAAACAGAATTTTTAGATTTTTATTCTGAATTAAAGACTATTTGTCATTCCGAACTTGATTCGGAATCTGTAAATTTCAATAAAGATAAAGCCACACAAAAAAAGCGCGAAAATCAGATTTTCGCGCTTTTTTCATTGATTTTATAAATCTATTGAGAAACCAATTTTTTATGGTTTTTACGATAGAAATAGTAAGAAACTAAACTTAATACCAATGCAATGGCTACACTTATTGGTACCCAAGTAGGGATTGGGATTTTATCTCCCGCGGCGTAGGTGTGCAATCCGCTGAGGTAGTAGTTTACTCCAAAATAAGTCATAATCGGAGAAGCCACCGCCCACAGAGATGCAATATTAAACGCAAAATTTCCTCTAAGTCCAGGCACCAATCGCATGTGTAATACAAAGGCATACACAATGATAGAAATAAACGCCCAAGTCTCTTTTGGGTCCCAGCTCCAGTAGCGCCCCCAGCTCTCATTAGCCCACATTCCGCCGAGGAAGGTGCCCACGGTGAGCAGGAAAATCCCAATGGTGAGCGACATTTCGTTTACAATGCTTAGCTCCTTAATGTTTTTAGATATAATTTTTGAAGACTTTAAACAATATAGGATAAGCGAGAAAATGGCTAAAACCATACTCAGCCCAAAGAAGCCATAGCTAGCAGCAATGATGGCAACATGTATGATGAGCCAGTAGGATTTTAACACAGGGACGAGCGGCGTGATTTGCGGGTCGAGTAGGGAAGACCCGTGAGCAAATCCCATCATAATCACGGCCACGAAGCAGCCCGCAGCAGGCAAAAAGGCGTTGCTGTTTCTGTATAGCATAAGCCCCGCCAAAACGCCTATCCACGAGATGAATACTATGGCTTCATACCCATTTGTCCACGGTGCGTGCCCCGAAATATACCAGCGTAGCCCAAGCCCAATGGCGTGAATTATAAATATAAGCCAAGTAGCAATTAAGGTATAGAGGGTGATTTTTTTAAGAATTTTCTTGTGCGAAAATAAATTCATAAATCCTAAAATCAGGAAGATTAAGCCCAGCACGGCATACACCTTCATTGCGTGGAAGAAGGGTTCAAAATGGTTGTAAAACACTTCAATTTCCACTTTGTTTTGTGGCGGAACGATGTTTTTCCCCCATTTTTGCTGATAGTTGCCTATTTCATCGGCCACGGCATTTACTTTTGCCCAATTGTTATCCTCTTGTGCTTGATTTAGGGAGTTAAAATATTTATTGAAGAAGGCTAGCGCTGTGGTATCAATTTCCATAGTTTCGCCTTGTTTTATCCAGCTTGTCCAAGTGTCGTTAATATCGTTCTGAACGGGTATCATTTTAAGGTAATAGCCTTTTGCCAAATTATCTAGAATGGTAAAGCGTTCAGTTACATTTATAATCTCATTGTCTTGCTTAGTTTTTTCGGAGGGCTTTTTTCTGAAAGC
It includes:
- a CDS encoding SdpI family protein; translated protein: MNSLYGYRTLKSFKDQRSWDFAQRYSAKRLLQISFIIMLLQITMILLGVDANIENSYLLLVTLLS
- a CDS encoding dihydrodipicolinate synthase family protein, translating into MEKIQGLIVAPFTPFDKAGEVNYDIIPQYAEMLRKNGLKGVFINGSSGEGYMLTTEERIQLAEKWKASVPADFKIIVHVGSTCVKDSKKMAEHAQALGVFGIGSMAPPFPEIGRVEELIAYCQKITEGAPELPFYYYHIPVFNGAYLSMVEFLEKADQKLPSLAGIKYTYENMYEFNQCKFVQNGKYDMLHGQDETLLASLAMSKTQGGISGTANYVGNVLVGVMEAWQKGNLEKARILQNYNQEVINVIVKYRGNIVGGKRIMKLMGLDLGENRVPFRNVTAEEEAALLKDLEAIDFFNKCNEL
- a CDS encoding GH92 family glycosyl hydrolase; translated protein: MKKTIILSLGLLGNILLAQKAIDYVDPFIGTSNFGATNPGAIAPRGMLSISPFNVAFDTTGIKNPLEKDSRWLSNPYVHENTFFTGFTHVNLSGVGCPDLGVIIAMPTTGDLELNHLKYGSTYHDEKAKPGYYALTLDKYNIKAEATADTRAGITRYTFPAGQANLIINLGLGLTNEQGAVIKMNNNQEFQGMRMVGSFCYNNAEGAYPVYFYGKVSIPAEEFGSYKVADNYQGVEAQWMTYNGQTLLKPSFTNEVIGDSIGGFFSYNFKKPTQLELKIGVSYVSIENAKENLMKEIGQKDFNQVEMQTQNAWEDKLSVAEVEGGTLDQKKIFYTGLYHALIHPNILNDINGEFPLHKRVGIKKTNHQRYTVFSLWDTYRNYHSLLSLLYPQDQLDMVNTMLDIYDETGWLPKWELNNTETFTMVGDPATVVLADTYMRGITGFDKKKAYEAMLKGATQMKDNPLRPGIDDYWKYGYVSLNSGVPGPVSTTQEYNIADFAISQFAKVMGDKENQKKFEAQFKTYRKLYNKKWSLLVPKYRNGEWLKGFNPEKGANFEANEGYIEGNAYQYTFMVPQDIRGLIKLMGGNKNFVKNLDAVFEKGQFDMANEPDIAYPYLYNYIKGSEWKTQMRVNDLLNKYFTTQPAGLPGNDDTGVMSAWAMMSMMGFYPTEPAVANYALTAPKFTKIKLRLNPKFFGNEAVEIISNASPENIYIQQIKIDGKKHNSYFITDKELKSAKKIEFILGNQPKK